A window from Hoeflea sp. IMCC20628 encodes these proteins:
- a CDS encoding TRAP transporter fused permease subunit — protein MIASAACLVAFHLGLIFWGLVPNLVSRPLHLALALPWIFLFAEGGKASRWSGMVLCALGIAASIWVAWQHSALGDQYGFLEGNFQTGIAVILLVVVLEAARRAISWPLPLVALLALLYGLFGQHIPGEFGHSGTPLASFLGTLTIAEGGIWGSLAGVSVSVVAIFVIFGAVLNAGEAGQGFMNIASAAAGRLKGGAAKVSVISSALFGSISGSASANVASTGAITLPAMTKLGYPKRLAAAVEAVASSGGQIMPPLMGAGAFVMVELTGVSYTAIMAAAVLPALLYFFAVWVGINAYAGRYDLAGLAEEDRPSLRAVIITSAFFAVPFAVLMWGMFVTGMTPQYAASMAILVGFVMLFFHADGTFSLGRSLDRLENALINASRQVSMIAAIILCASIIIGVLSITGLGVKITSLILSASGGLLWPSLLLTALACLVLGMEVPTTAAYVICVSVAGPALSKLGLEPLQAHLFVFWFALLSTITPPVCGAVFIAAGMVGENWLKVAMTAMSLGVGLYIIPLTMIANPSIIAIATEPFAAILALVQIGLGLALISYALIGVFKPLPRVGLGVAGFLVLFGPVMLAG, from the coding sequence ATGATTGCCAGCGCCGCCTGTCTGGTGGCATTTCATCTGGGCCTGATCTTTTGGGGACTGGTTCCAAACCTGGTCAGTCGCCCGCTGCATCTGGCGCTCGCCTTGCCGTGGATCTTCCTGTTTGCCGAAGGTGGCAAAGCCAGCCGCTGGTCCGGCATGGTACTGTGCGCTCTCGGCATCGCCGCAAGCATCTGGGTCGCCTGGCAGCATTCGGCGCTGGGCGATCAATACGGTTTTCTCGAAGGCAATTTCCAGACCGGTATAGCTGTCATTCTGCTCGTGGTGGTGCTTGAAGCGGCGCGCCGGGCGATCAGCTGGCCGCTGCCGCTGGTGGCGTTGCTGGCGCTGCTTTACGGTCTGTTCGGCCAGCATATTCCGGGTGAATTTGGCCATTCCGGCACGCCGCTTGCCAGTTTTCTCGGCACGCTGACCATCGCCGAAGGCGGCATCTGGGGCAGCCTGGCCGGTGTCTCGGTCAGCGTCGTGGCGATTTTCGTCATTTTCGGTGCCGTGCTGAACGCTGGTGAAGCCGGGCAGGGCTTCATGAATATTGCGTCTGCTGCCGCCGGCCGGCTCAAGGGCGGAGCCGCCAAGGTGTCGGTGATCTCCTCGGCGCTGTTTGGTTCGATCTCCGGTTCGGCTTCGGCCAATGTCGCCTCAACCGGCGCGATCACGCTGCCGGCGATGACCAAGCTCGGCTATCCAAAACGGCTGGCAGCAGCCGTGGAGGCGGTGGCGTCTTCGGGCGGGCAGATCATGCCACCGCTGATGGGCGCGGGTGCCTTCGTCATGGTTGAACTCACCGGGGTTTCCTACACAGCCATCATGGCAGCCGCGGTGCTGCCGGCGCTGTTGTATTTCTTCGCCGTCTGGGTCGGCATCAATGCCTATGCCGGTCGCTATGATCTGGCCGGCCTTGCCGAAGAAGACCGTCCTTCGCTGCGCGCCGTCATCATCACCTCGGCGTTCTTTGCCGTTCCCTTTGCGGTGCTGATGTGGGGCATGTTCGTCACCGGCATGACGCCGCAATATGCCGCCAGCATGGCGATCCTCGTCGGCTTCGTGATGCTGTTCTTTCATGCCGACGGGACATTCAGTCTGGGACGCAGCCTCGACAGGCTGGAGAATGCGCTGATCAACGCCTCGCGTCAGGTGTCGATGATCGCCGCCATCATCCTGTGCGCCTCGATCATCATCGGGGTGCTGTCGATCACCGGGCTGGGGGTCAAGATCACCTCGCTGATCCTGTCGGCCTCGGGCGGGTTGTTGTGGCCGTCCCTGCTGCTGACAGCACTTGCCTGTCTGGTGCTTGGCATGGAAGTGCCGACCACGGCGGCCTATGTGATCTGCGTCTCGGTCGCGGGGCCGGCCTTGTCGAAGCTCGGTCTGGAGCCGCTGCAGGCGCATCTGTTCGTGTTCTGGTTTGCTCTGTTGTCGACGATCACGCCACCGGTCTGCGGCGCGGTGTTCATCGCCGCCGGCATGGTCGGCGAAAACTGGTTGAAAGTCGCCATGACCGCCATGAGCCTCGGCGTCGGGCTTTATATCATTCCGCTGACAATGATTGCCAACCCATCAATCATCGCGATTGCAACAGAGCCGTTTGCTGCCATCCTGGCACTCGTCCAGATCGGGCTGGGCCTGGCGCTGATTTCCTATGCGCTGATCGGGGTGTTCAAGCCCTTGCCCCGCGTCGGCCTTGGAGTGGCGGGGTTTCTGGTGCTGTTCGGACCGGTGATGCTGGCGGGTTGA
- a CDS encoding SH3 domain-containing protein, with product MILSTKSVLLILSVIGVASAGSGPALAGDCTGHVVGVKPISQYNHAKGTGFLAVRTGPGSSYQQTGEVYRGDEVSVYDRRGNWYAITCMSGQCMRPLWGQPTPSGWVSRTYIDAAGVCP from the coding sequence ATGATTTTGTCGACCAAATCCGTTTTGCTCATCCTGTCGGTGATCGGGGTCGCCAGTGCCGGGAGTGGGCCGGCATTGGCAGGCGATTGCACCGGTCATGTCGTCGGGGTCAAGCCGATCAGTCAGTACAATCACGCAAAAGGCACTGGTTTTCTGGCCGTCCGCACCGGGCCGGGGTCGAGTTACCAGCAGACTGGCGAGGTCTATCGCGGCGACGAGGTCTCGGTCTATGACCGGCGCGGCAACTGGTATGCGATCACCTGCATGTCGGGTCAATGCATGCGGCCGTTGTGGGGACAACCCACCCCCTCGGGTTGGGTGTCACGCACATATATTGATGCTGCGGGTGTCTGCCCCTGA
- a CDS encoding DUF1194 domain-containing protein, with protein MPAPASAQSPCGLSLVLALDVSSSVNPAEFTLQTGGLARALRDPAVRRSIIAAGGIQAMALEWSGRDQQVDIAPWSLLAGDADISKFADRIETHQRVHTEFPTALGYALGHAATRLRKAPLNCARAVIDVSGDGVNNEGFEPLLAYRNFDFSNVTVNGLVIRGADPDPVAYYRAEVIHGPGAFVMVASGFDDYETAMKRKLLREINGAGLALAD; from the coding sequence GTGCCCGCGCCCGCCTCGGCGCAATCCCCTTGCGGTCTGTCACTGGTGCTGGCGCTGGATGTGTCGTCCAGTGTCAATCCCGCCGAATTCACCCTGCAGACCGGTGGTCTGGCGCGCGCCCTGCGTGATCCCGCGGTGCGCCGCTCGATCATTGCCGCCGGTGGCATTCAGGCGATGGCGCTGGAATGGAGTGGCCGCGACCAGCAGGTGGACATTGCCCCTTGGTCGCTACTTGCGGGCGACGCCGACATTTCCAAGTTCGCCGACCGTATAGAGACCCATCAACGCGTCCATACAGAATTCCCCACCGCTCTGGGCTATGCCCTGGGCCATGCCGCCACCCGACTGCGCAAGGCCCCATTGAACTGCGCCCGCGCGGTCATCGACGTCTCCGGCGATGGCGTCAACAACGAAGGCTTCGAGCCGCTGCTTGCCTATCGGAACTTTGATTTCTCCAACGTCACCGTCAACGGCCTCGTCATCCGGGGCGCCGACCCCGATCCGGTTGCCTATTACCGGGCCGAAGTGATCCATGGACCAGGGGCCTTTGTCATGGTCGCCTCCGGTTTTGACGACTACGAGACCGCCATGAAGCGCAAGCTGTTGCGCGAGATAAATGGCGCCGGTCTGGCATTGGCCGATTGA
- a CDS encoding DUF427 domain-containing protein yields the protein MQTSGSAGSNFPSLEGAIRNPANPNHLMVIRPIKRTVRVYVDGSLIAETQNALRVMEMGKSLYDPAIYIPAADIIPTLDPVEKSTHCPLKGDASYLALNGNEIAWTYDRPFDVSKQLDGHFAFWPDKVKITEGD from the coding sequence ATGCAGACTTCAGGTTCAGCTGGCAGCAACTTCCCATCACTGGAAGGTGCCATTCGAAACCCCGCGAACCCGAACCATCTTATGGTCATAAGGCCGATCAAACGAACGGTTCGCGTCTATGTTGACGGTAGCCTGATTGCAGAAACACAAAATGCACTCCGCGTCATGGAGATGGGAAAATCCCTGTATGATCCGGCAATTTACATTCCTGCAGCCGACATCATCCCGACACTCGATCCGGTCGAGAAATCCACTCACTGCCCGTTGAAGGGCGATGCCAGTTACTTGGCCCTCAATGGCAATGAAATTGCATGGACCTACGACCGGCCATTTGACGTTTCAAAGCAACTCGACGGGCATTTTGCGTTCTGGCCTGACAAGGTCAAGATCACCGAAGGCGATTGA
- a CDS encoding ferritin-like domain-containing protein, which yields MKTLSDAFEHTLQDIYYAENALVKALPKVQAAASGKKLKDAIAEHLEETKGQVKTLEKVFKSIGKKASGEKCDAIEGLIKETDGIIEEATGVAKNAALIAAAQAVEHYEIARYGTLREWAKVLGHTEAHDLLSGILDQEKAANSKLTNLAVSSVNAE from the coding sequence ATGAAGACCCTGTCCGACGCCTTTGAACACACTCTGCAAGACATCTATTACGCCGAGAATGCACTGGTCAAAGCGCTTCCGAAAGTCCAGGCGGCTGCCAGCGGCAAGAAGCTGAAGGATGCAATTGCTGAACATCTCGAAGAGACCAAAGGCCAGGTCAAAACTCTTGAAAAGGTGTTTAAATCCATCGGCAAGAAGGCGTCCGGCGAGAAATGCGACGCCATCGAAGGCCTGATCAAGGAAACTGACGGCATCATCGAAGAAGCGACCGGCGTGGCCAAGAACGCCGCCCTGATCGCCGCTGCCCAAGCCGTCGAGCACTACGAGATCGCCCGCTATGGCACGTTGCGTGAATGGGCCAAGGTGCTCGGTCACACCGAAGCTCACGACCTGCTGTCTGGTATCCTCGACCAGGAAAAAGCTGCCAACAGCAAGCTGACCAATCTCGCGGTTTCGTCGGTCAACGCAGAGTAG
- a CDS encoding TAXI family TRAP transporter solute-binding subunit, with protein sequence MQNKTVFLAIGLCASLFASSALAETRITYKSAKTGSSYYQMGVQLAEAMKAGTNGDIIVTVEESQGSVQNVMETKARGGDYVFTTPPVLVKLAQGGKAMFEGKGDPKFDEIRALFPIPSLTMHFVMSADSGVTDFAGMEGKTILLGKGSFGATEGEKYLALFGLEGKVTLAEVELSNAVPALKNGQIDGFVTAGSWPAPNVIEAAASTDVVVLSLSDEQIAESKRSKLVIPAGTYSGQTADITTTSLPVAAFTTTAMSDDAAYQLTKTFWESKAAMSEGAPWWKGVDTELMANITSKLHPGAIRYYTEAGVELTADQQ encoded by the coding sequence TTGCAGAATAAAACGGTATTTCTGGCAATTGGCCTGTGCGCCAGTCTGTTTGCCTCGAGCGCGCTTGCAGAAACGCGCATCACCTATAAATCCGCCAAAACCGGTTCGTCATACTACCAAATGGGAGTGCAACTCGCCGAAGCGATGAAAGCCGGTACCAATGGCGATATCATTGTCACTGTTGAAGAGAGCCAGGGCTCGGTCCAGAACGTGATGGAAACCAAGGCGCGCGGTGGCGATTACGTGTTCACAACGCCGCCGGTGCTGGTCAAGCTGGCGCAGGGCGGAAAAGCCATGTTCGAGGGCAAGGGCGACCCGAAGTTTGACGAGATCCGGGCGCTGTTTCCGATCCCGTCGCTGACCATGCATTTCGTCATGTCAGCCGACAGCGGCGTCACCGATTTCGCCGGCATGGAAGGCAAGACCATTCTTCTGGGCAAGGGCTCGTTCGGAGCCACCGAAGGTGAAAAATATCTCGCGCTGTTCGGTCTGGAAGGCAAGGTCACCCTGGCCGAAGTCGAACTGTCCAATGCGGTTCCGGCGCTCAAGAACGGCCAGATCGACGGTTTTGTCACCGCCGGATCATGGCCTGCGCCGAACGTCATTGAAGCCGCAGCCTCGACTGACGTTGTGGTGCTGTCGCTCAGCGACGAGCAGATCGCGGAGTCGAAGCGGTCGAAGCTGGTCATTCCCGCCGGCACCTATAGCGGCCAGACCGCCGACATCACCACCACCTCGCTGCCGGTCGCAGCCTTTACCACCACCGCAATGAGCGATGATGCTGCCTATCAGCTGACCAAGACTTTTTGGGAAAGCAAGGCGGCCATGAGCGAAGGCGCACCCTGGTGGAAAGGCGTCGACACCGAGTTGATGGCCAACATCACCAGCAAGCTGCATCCCGGCGCCATCCGCTATTACACCGAAGCCGGTGTCGAGCTGACAGCCGACCAGCAGTAA
- the mraZ gene encoding division/cell wall cluster transcriptional repressor MraZ, translating into MNRFLSNATNRIDAKGRVSVPSMFRAVLARAAVEELYAWQDFVFPAVSMAGPEVLDRFERMMGSQDPFSAEANEMSLLIHGGGVFMKLDGEGRLLVTDFIRDFTGITDRVTFAGRGDHFQLWEPAAFEDMQSRARKERTART; encoded by the coding sequence ATGAACCGGTTCCTGTCGAACGCGACAAACAGGATCGACGCGAAGGGACGGGTTTCCGTGCCCTCGATGTTTCGTGCCGTGCTGGCGCGGGCGGCGGTCGAAGAGCTTTACGCCTGGCAGGATTTCGTGTTTCCGGCGGTCTCGATGGCCGGACCGGAGGTGCTGGATCGCTTCGAGCGGATGATGGGATCGCAGGATCCGTTTTCGGCCGAGGCCAACGAGATGTCGCTGCTTATTCATGGCGGTGGCGTGTTCATGAAGCTCGACGGCGAGGGTCGGCTTTTGGTGACGGATTTCATCCGCGATTTCACGGGCATCACCGACAGGGTGACGTTCGCGGGGCGGGGGGACCATTTTCAACTCTGGGAGCCGGCTGCATTCGAGGACATGCAGTCTCGCGCCCGGAAAGAACGAACGGCCAGGACCTGA
- a CDS encoding 5-formyltetrahydrofolate cyclo-ligase yields the protein MTHDDEDEQPGSEACFAHLLVDGHVVDPQTWKDVSTFRKSERQRLYAARQAVSLDDRKAMSARISARLTDMLADVSDRTIAVYWPIRGELNLHPWMVEASERGAQICLPVVVEKNQPVEFHRWTPNCAMAKGIWNIPVPAVPEPVVPDVVIVPLLGVDEQGFRLGNGGGYYDRTLTRLAGDLLIIGVGQPFARMKTIFPMPWDIPMKTIVLGDGTSFEAKPGKAS from the coding sequence ATGACCCATGATGATGAAGACGAACAGCCGGGATCGGAGGCTTGTTTCGCTCATTTGCTGGTCGACGGTCACGTCGTCGATCCGCAGACCTGGAAAGATGTCTCCACCTTCCGGAAATCCGAACGCCAACGGCTTTATGCCGCGCGACAGGCTGTGTCGCTTGATGATCGCAAGGCGATGTCCGCACGCATTTCGGCGCGGTTGACGGATATGCTGGCTGATGTTTCGGACCGGACTATCGCGGTGTACTGGCCGATCCGAGGCGAACTCAATCTGCACCCATGGATGGTCGAGGCCAGCGAGCGTGGGGCGCAGATCTGTCTGCCTGTGGTGGTGGAGAAAAACCAGCCGGTGGAGTTTCACCGTTGGACACCGAACTGTGCGATGGCAAAAGGCATCTGGAACATTCCGGTGCCGGCTGTCCCCGAGCCGGTCGTCCCGGATGTGGTGATCGTGCCGCTTCTCGGCGTGGATGAGCAAGGTTTTCGCCTTGGCAATGGCGGTGGGTATTATGACCGGACCCTGACGCGTCTCGCTGGCGATCTCCTCATCATCGGTGTCGGGCAACCCTTTGCCCGCATGAAGACGATTTTCCCGATGCCATGGGATATTCCGATGAAAACGATTGTGCTGGGTGACGGCACCAGCTTCGAGGCCAAGCCGGGGAAAGCCAGCTAG
- the rsmH gene encoding 16S rRNA (cytosine(1402)-N(4))-methyltransferase RsmH has protein sequence MTVDKGDGDTDAHGGPARHIPVLLPEVLAALAPAPGETIVDGTFGAGGYTAAILETGADVIAFDRDPDAIAAGAAMVEASGGRLKLIHDRFSELLEHVEEASLDGVVLDIGVSSMQIDEAERGFSFMRDGPLDMRMGQSGVSAADVVNRAKATDMTRIFGILGEERHAGRIARAIETERQKARFETTRQLAGLIEKVSPRRPQDKIHPATRVFQALRTYVNDELGELARTLFAAERALKPGGRLVVVSFHSLEDRIVKRFFQDRAGKASGSRHLPMVAEKVSTFTLIGKQPVKATDAECEINPRSRSGKLRAGLRTAAPAEKTSTDILPVPNLAALAAHGG, from the coding sequence ATGACGGTGGACAAGGGCGACGGTGACACTGACGCCCATGGCGGACCAGCCCGCCATATTCCGGTTCTTCTTCCTGAGGTGCTGGCAGCTCTTGCGCCCGCACCCGGCGAGACCATTGTCGATGGCACCTTCGGGGCAGGCGGTTACACGGCAGCCATTCTCGAGACCGGCGCGGACGTCATCGCCTTCGATCGCGATCCCGACGCGATTGCTGCCGGTGCGGCGATGGTCGAGGCATCAGGCGGCAGGCTCAAACTCATTCATGACCGGTTTTCCGAGCTGCTCGAGCATGTCGAGGAGGCCAGCCTTGATGGCGTGGTACTCGATATTGGCGTGTCCTCGATGCAGATCGACGAAGCCGAACGTGGTTTTTCGTTCATGCGCGACGGACCGCTCGACATGCGCATGGGACAATCCGGCGTCAGCGCCGCCGATGTGGTCAACCGCGCCAAGGCGACGGACATGACCCGGATTTTCGGAATCCTCGGCGAAGAGCGCCATGCCGGACGCATTGCCCGCGCCATTGAAACCGAACGGCAGAAAGCCCGGTTCGAAACCACGCGGCAACTGGCGGGACTGATCGAGAAAGTTTCGCCGCGGCGGCCGCAGGACAAGATCCATCCCGCGACCCGGGTGTTCCAGGCACTGCGCACCTATGTCAATGACGAGCTTGGGGAACTGGCGCGCACCCTGTTTGCCGCCGAGCGAGCGCTCAAGCCCGGTGGCCGGCTGGTGGTGGTGTCTTTTCATTCGCTGGAAGACCGCATCGTCAAACGCTTTTTCCAGGACCGCGCCGGCAAGGCTTCGGGCTCGCGGCATCTGCCGATGGTGGCCGAAAAGGTCTCCACCTTCACGCTGATCGGCAAGCAGCCGGTGAAAGCCACCGACGCCGAGTGCGAGATCAATCCGCGTTCCCGGTCCGGCAAGCTGCGGGCAGGCCTGCGTACGGCTGCTCCGGCGGAAAAAACCAGCACCGACATCCTTCCCGTTCCCAACCTTGCCGCGCTCGCGGCACATGGAGGCTGA